The Sebastes umbrosus isolate fSebUmb1 chromosome 4, fSebUmb1.pri, whole genome shotgun sequence genome has a window encoding:
- the LOC119486862 gene encoding kielin/chordin-like protein isoform X3 yields MILLKQLLRIGATYGFQSHQITGCELDGTVHNVSYSIDGCQTCTCKEGNRECYPQPCPSLDCTHKETLPGDCCQRCRGCIHSGVQYDHRATWRPIENPCDVCYCLEGHVRCEREQCKTPCKNPAAPPPHTCCPVCQGCGVNSHDFPNGAVIPTGDRCQECTCVNGNVACSPLTCPALSCRNPVHHAGDCCPRCEQCEYESKIYVDGQKFPSRRDPCLHCRCSAGEVSCEHLDSSCPTPHCSHPAQRKGECCSTCDECEYDRRVYADGKVFTPAGSGPCLQCRCKGGSVICREEKCPPVQCSNPIIDPHLCCPICKTCVLEGTEYEEGSNWHPEGPCSSCTCVNGETSCTHTQCPPTECLHSSKITGSCCAVCESCTYNHRIYSNGQRFTTPDHPCHICTCQHGSVECERRPCPPLNCSNSYTPPGECCAKCPDCSFENRIFVDGEAFPNPVSVCEECKCVSGQVDCHHAQCPNPHCNAPRPGTCCQNNCNGCSYAGKEYPNGQEFPHPTDTCRTCSCTNGNVQCLMKRCPPLPCSNPNVLPGDCCPQCPAPPSDCVFEQRPYRHTERFYHPTDSCRSCACTNGTVHCQRKSCTFAPCSHPITQQCCRTCEGCLYESRERANGETWDDASDPCAVCVCREGSVRCERKRCPPSNCNHPVQRQCCMSCDSCMFHGKEYPDGTEFGDDKDPCGVCYCYGGEVVCTKMPCYGECSHPYKPHGQCCGECERCFYNSVVLANGQSIPDPGNLCSECTCQSGSVRCIKKSCPAARCPHPITDPCGCLVCDGCQFQGVTYVDGQILPGGEGGCQDCTCSRGEVVCAQRRCPAVSCSHPALDGCACGACDGCNFNGRGCFNGERFTHPTDHCQLCSCLNGGVVCTHVSCPRVACGRPVTPPGECCPVCTGICRHRGKEYQSGSSFSSPSDPCSSCSCLNEVVNCQKRPCPVRCSHPVPSDTCCPVCDSCLYEGVVHSHSHTFTPSANPCQRCTCVRGTVTCVPLVCPPTPCVRPVTKPGQCCPECTVCTLDGQEFSDRQTWILSSNHCSTCTCQAGEVQCASPQCPKLLCMHQVTDPGACCPRCRGCVYGGEEHTEGSSWFADSTPCMTCMCVDGVTTCSEVRCLSPCINFISVPGECCPVCADCVFQGRVYGPGDSFHPADDPCQICTCEVMPDGEQHLRCYRKQCPSLVDCPKSNILFSGPDSCCPVCAQPLSNCTSALIGNEVLATDDPCFTCQCKDLTWTCLHQFCLPLTCPRNEQFSSPDSCCPVCQDCVIEGQNRRVANGSSWTDSDDDCVTCTCNLGYIECSIEECLPAVCLDDQTPVKIPGKCCYECQDSGTSCLHQGVVYHSNEQWEVDECTSCTCVSGDVHCHSERCPPLTCATDEMPAIIPGLCCPHCLPRPATCIAFGDPHYRTFDGRMLHFQGACTYILAQDCEGGDFSIHATNDDRGRKGVSWTKEVTVFIGDVTVQLLQDWVVKVDDEVVTLPFLKEPYIYVERQTNTILLNTNIGLKVLWSGRSHLEVSVPGSYKGHTCGLCGNFNNYYQDDLRMPSGRLSLSESDFGNSWRVTNGSRSLLSCRPGEDVDPCKDAGYQAKKGANARCKVLKSAVFKPCHRVVPPEPWYGACVYDLCACGANTDECLCDTLEAYASQCRVAGVILQWRSSSLCAVGCPVERGFVFDECGPPCPVTCFNVDVPLGVIESHCFKPCVPGCQCPAGLVLHNNYCILAEKCPKIIHGNPQ; encoded by the exons ATGATACTGTTAAAGCAGCTACTCAGAATAGGAGCGACATATGGCTTCCAGTCACACCAGATCACAG GGTGTGAGCTGGATGGAACGGTTCATAATGTTTCCTACAGTATAGATGGCTGCCAGACATGTACGTGTAAG GAGGGTAACAGGGAATGCTATCCCCAACCCTGCCCTTCACTGGACTGCACACACAAGGAGACTCTACCTGGAGACTGCTGCCAGCGATGCAGAG GCTGTATCCATTCTGGTGTCCAGTATGATCACAGAGCCACATGGAGGCCGATAGAGAATCCCTGTGACGTCTGCTACTGTTTG GAGGGTCACGTTCGCTGTGAGAGGGAGCAGTGTAAAACCCCCTGTAAAAAcccagctgctcctcctcctcatacCTGCTGTCCAGTTTGTCAAG GCTGTGGTGTGAACAGTCATGACTTCCCTAACGGAGCTGTGATCCCTACTGGAGACCGTTGTCAAGAGTGTACATGTGTG AATGGAAATGTGGCTTGTTCACCCCTCACCTGTCCTGCCTTGTCTTGTCGAAACCCTGTGCATCATGCTGGAGACTGTTGCCCACG GTGTGAGCAGTGTGAATATGAGTCCAAGATTTATGTGGATGGACAGAAGTTCCCCTCCAGGAGAGACCCCTGCCTCCACTGCCGCTGCTCT GCAGGTGAAGTGTCTTGTGAGCATCTGGATTCATCATGTCCTACACCACACTGCAGTCATCCAGCTCAGCGCAAAGGAGAGTGTTGTTCCACATGTGATG AATGTGAGTACGACCGGAGGGTGTATGCTGATGGAAAAGTGTTCACGCCTGCTGGAAGTGGACCCTGCCTTCAGTGCAGGTGTAAG GGTGGGAGTGTCATTTGCCGTGAAGAGAAATGCCCTCCTGTCCAGTGCTCCAACCCCATTATAGACCCACATCTCTGCTGTCCAATCTGCAAAA CGTGTGTGTTGGAGGGGACAGAATATGAGGAAGGCTCCAACTGGCACCCAGAGGGCCCCTGCTCCAGCTGCACCTGTGTGAATGGAGAGACgtcgtgtacacacacacaatgccccCCCACCGAGTGCCTGCATTCTAGCAAGATCACtg GCTCCTGTTGTGCAGTGTGTGAAAGCTGCACCTATAACCATCGTATCTATAGCAACGGCCAGAGGTTTACGACCCCTGACCACCCGTGCCACATCTGCACATGTCAG CATGGCAGTGTAGAGTGTGAGAGAAGACCTTGTCCTCCTCTCAACTGTTCCAACTCATACACACCACCTGGAGAATGCTGTGCTAAATGTCCAG ACTGCTCCTTTGAAAACCGCATATTTGTGGATGGAGAGGCTTTTCCTAACcccgtgagtgtgtgtgaggagtgTAAGTGTGTGAGCGGACAGGTTGACTGTCATCACGCACAATGTCCTAATCCTCACTGTAACGCGCCTCGTCCTGGAACATGCTGTCAAAACAACTGCAATG GCTGCAGCTATGCTGGGAAAGAGTATCCCAATGGACAGGAGTTTCCCCATCCTACTGACACATGCAGGACATGCAGCTGCACA AATGGGAATGTCCAGTGTCTCATGAAGAGGTGTCCTCCGCTGCCGTGCTCCAACCCAAATGTGTTGCCTGGAGACTGCTGCCCCCAATGTCCTG CTCCTCCATCGGACTGTGTGTTTGAACAACGACCCTACAGACACACTGAGCGTTTCTACCACCCGACTGATAGCTGTCGATCATGTGCCTGCACCAACGGGACAGTTCACTGTCAGCGCAAGTCCTGCACCTTTGCTCCATGTTCTCACCCCATCACACAGCAGTGCTGCCGGACCTGCGAAG GCTGCCTATATGAGAGTCGAGAGCGGGCTAATGGGGAGACATGGGATGACGCATCAGACCcatgtgcagtgtgtgtttgccgTGAGGGCTCCGTCCGGTGTGAGAGGAAACGCTGTCCACCGTCCAACTGTAACCACCCAGTCCAGAGACAGTGCTGCATGTCCTGTGATA GCTGCATGTTTCATGGTAAAGAATACCCTGATGGCACTGAGTTTGGTGATGACAAAGACCCCTGTGGTGTGTGTTACTGTTACGGAGGGGAGGTCGTCTGCACCAAGATGCCCTGTTACGGAGAGTGCAGCCACCCTTACAAACCACACGGACAGTGCTGTGGAGAATGTGAAC gCTGTTTCTATAACAGCGTAGTCCTCGCTAATGGGCAATCAATCCCTGACCCAGGAAACCTCTGCTCTGAATGCACCTGCCAG AGCGGTTCAGTGCGATGTATTAAGAAGTCGTGTCCAGCAGCCCGCTGTCCTCACCCGATCACTGACCCATGTGGCTGCCTTGTCTGTGACG gttgtCAATTCCAAGGTGTGACGTATGTTGACGGACAGATCCTtccaggaggagagggagggtgcCAGGACTGCACATGCTCA AGGGGTGAAGTGGTGTGTGCACAGCGAAGATGCCCTGCTGTGTCGTGCTCACACCCAGCTCTGGATGGCTGTGCATGTGGAGCGTGTGATGGATGCAACTTTAACGGACGAGGCTGTTTCAACGGAGAACGATTCACACACCCTACAGACCACTGCCAGCTCTGCTCCTGCCTG AACGGTGGTGTGGTGTGTACTCATGTGTCTTGTCCAAGAGTCGCCTGTGGGCGTCCAGTGACCCCTCCTGGAGAGTGCTGCCCTGTCTGCACGGGGATTTGTCGTCATCGGGGGAAAGAGTATCAGTCCGGCTCCTCCTTCTCTTCGCCCTCTGATCCCTGCTCGTCATGCTCCTGTCTG AACGAGGTGGTGAACTGTCAGAAGAGACCGTGTCCAGTCCGGTGCTCCCACCCGGTACCTTCAGACACCTGCTGCCCCGTCTGTGACTCCTGTCTGTATGAGGGTGTGGTCCACTCTCACAGTCACACCTTCACGCCCTCCGCCAACCCGTGTCAGCGCTGCACGTGTGTCAGAGGCACCGTCACCTGTGTGCCCCTGGTCTGCCCACCAACACCCTGTGTCCGACCAGTTACCAAGCCGGGACAGTGCTGTCCTGAGTGCACAG TGTGTACGCTTGATGGACAGGAGTTTAGTGACAGACAGACGTGGATCCTGAGTTCAAACCACTGCTCCACCTGCACTTGCCAG GCAGGTGAGGTGCAGTGTGCGTCTCCTCAGTGTCCCAAGCTGCTTTGTATGCATCAGGTGACTGATCCAGGAGCCTGCTGTCCTCGCTGTAGAG GATGTGTGTACGGAGGAGAGGAGCATACCGAGGGCAGCAGCTGGTTCGCAGACTCCACTCCCTGTAtgacgtgtatgtgtgtggacgGGGTGACCACCTGCTCTGAGGTACGCTGTCTGTCTCCCTGCATCAACTTCATCAGCGTGCCCGGGGAGTGCTGCCCTGTCTGTGCTG ACTGTGTATTTCAGGGCAGAGTGTACGGTCCGGGTGACAGTTTCCATCCAGCCGATGACCCCTGTCAGATCTGCACTTGTGAG GTGATGCCGGACGGAGAGCAACACCTGAGGTGTTACCGAAAGCAGTGTCCCAGTCTGGTCGACTGTCCTAAGAGCAACATCTTGTTCTCTGGACCAGACTCCTGCTGTCCTGTCTGTGCAC aGCCTCTCAGTAACTGCACCTCTGCACTGATTGGCAACGAGGTCTTGGCGACAGATGACCCTTGTTTTACCTGCCAGTGCAAG GACCTGACATGGACCTGCTTACACCAGTTCTGCCTCCCACTCACGTGTCCTCGTAATGAACAGTTCAGTTCCCCGGACTCGTGCTGCCCTGTGTGTCAAG ATTGTGTGATTGAGGGCCAGAACAGACGTGTGGCCAACGGCAGCAGCTGGACAGACAGCGATGACGACTGCGTCACATGTACCTGTAAC TTGGGCTACATTGAGTGCAGCATTGAAGAGTGTTTACCTGCAGTTTGTCTGGATGACCAGACACCAGTGAAGATTCCAGGGAAATGCTGCTATGAATGCCAAG ACTCGGGTACGTCGTGTTTGCACCAGGGAGTAGTGTATCACTCTAACGAACAGTGGGAGGTGGATGAGTGCACCAGCTGTACGTGTGTGTCTGGAGACGTACACTGTCACAGTGAACGCTGCCCTCCCCTCACCTGCGCTACA gatgAGATGCCAGCTATTATCCCAGGTCTGTGTTGTCCTCATTGCCTTCCTCGTCCAGCCACCTGCATTGCCTTCGGCGATCCTCATTATCGCACCTTCGATGGCCGCATGCTGCACTTCCAGGGAGCGTGCACGTACATCCTGGCACAGGACTGTGAGGGTGGAGACTTTAG tATTCATGCCACTAACGATGATCGAGGGCGTAAAGGAGTGTCCTGGACCAAAGAGGTGACTGTGTTTATCGGAGACGTCACAGTGCAGCTCCTCCAGGACTGGGTTGTGAAG GTGGATGATGAGGTTGTGACTTTGCCGTTCCTCAAAGAACCGTACATCTACGTAGAACGACAAACCAACACCATTTTACTCAACACTAACATCGGGCTCAAG GTGCTGTGGAGTGGGCGTTCACATCTAGAAGTGAGCGTGCCAGGCTCCTATAAGGGCCACACCTGTGGCCTCTGTGGAAACTTCAACAACTACTACCAGGATGACCTCCGAATGCCCAGCGGACGACTCAGCCTGTCAGAGTCCGACTTTGGCAACAGCTGGAGg GTCACAAATGGTAGCCGTTCCCTCTTATCCTGTCGCCCCGGTGAAGATGTCGACCCCTGTAAAGACGCAGGCTACCAGGCCAAGAAGGGGGCTAACGCTCGCTGTAAGGTCCTGAAGTCTGCTGTCTTTAAACCTTGCCATCGCGTGGTGCCTCCTGAACCGTGGTACGGAGCCTGCGTATACGACCTGTGTGCCTGCGGGGCAAACACTGATGAGTGTCTGTGTGACACTCTGGAGGCCTATGCCAGTCAGTGCAGAGTGGCCGGAGTCATCCTGCAGTGGAGGAGCTCATCGCTGTGTG CTGTTGGCTGTCCAGTGGAGAGAGGCTTTGTGTTTGACGAGTGCGGACCCCCGTGTCCCGTAACCTGCTTTAACGTTGACGTACCACTGGGTGTGATAGAGAGCCACTGCTTCAAGCCCTGTGTCCCCGGCTGCCAGTGTCCTGCTGGTCTAGTTCTACACAACAACTACTGCATACTGGCAGAGAAGTGCCCCAAGATCATTCATGGAAACCCCCAGTAA